The nucleotide window TGTAGAAAAGGCTAATCTTCCTCCGATTGAAAATTCTTCGACAAATTCTTCCAGACGCGATCCGTCGCCTTGCACTTCACCTTCGCCGTCTGGGTTTCAACAAAACCCGCTATCAGAACGTGTTTTACAGTGGCTCGATCTTGCAAATAAAGGTAATACAAAAGTTGCGTCTTTGTTACCGAAACGGACTAAGAATATATCTACTTCTATTAAAACAACGCACCCTAAAAGAAGAGTTACGCGTAGTGCGGTCGTTGTCGATATTCCTGAAAGGAAACCCTCGTTACTCACTTCTAAACGTTCTTCCAAAGATTCACCACATCTATTTCATCGTTCATCTCCTTCGATCAACGAAGAGAAATCACAACAGAATGGAATTGAAACTCCTATAGTTTTGCCTCAGAGATACGAACCGATCCGACCGCTTACTGCGTGGTCCTCTTCAGGCGCTAAACCTACTCGTCCGCAGCTGCATATCTTTATTCCACCTTTACAACAGACATTTAAGACATTAACTACCTCCGACTGTGGATCGAATGTTATAGAATAGTCAGAAATATATCTGAAGATAAATCGAGGAGACTTGAGCATCTACCTTCATATACTTATGTTATAATAAGTTCGATTAATATTGCTGAAGTTAAGTGTATTATTCATATACAGAAATACAAGCcctctattaaattacagatttagaaaatctttcattgtcaataataaaatctttatttttggaTTCGGCctcaaaatgtaatctttttgCTATATTTCAGTATGTATATTGTATGTGTtagtttactattatattttaaattaaagtaatcttGCTTAATATTGATGGACATATTATTTACGTTCAAATGGAATTACATTAATGTGAAACGACTTAAACGATTACGTCGTTCACCTCAAAACTTATGTAtcagtataattttcaatatagtaAAACATTGCTGTTAAAGTTTAATCAGCTTTTAGAAATTAT belongs to Lycorma delicatula isolate Av1 chromosome 1, ASM4794821v1, whole genome shotgun sequence and includes:
- the LOC142329905 gene encoding uncharacterized protein LOC142329905, coding for MIWARRTRRRNLNWGNSVEMDTTPVRWSSSERPLSVRTVWVGSVRHAILSLDDPLVQYQGTPYIARSGSLASLESETSSTSYSITDCELEECLVKLRVALDSVEKANLPPIENSSTNSSRRDPSPCTSPSPSGFQQNPLSERVLQWLDLANKGNTKVASLLPKRTKNISTSIKTTHPKRRVTRSAVVVDIPERKPSLLTSKRSSKDSPHLFHRSSPSINEEKSQQNGIETPIVLPQRYEPIRPLTAWSSSGAKPTRPQLHIFIPPLQQTFKTLTTSDCGSNVIE